In Mycobacterium sp. ITM-2016-00317, the genomic window TCGACGTGGTGCTGGTGGAGCCGCAGCCCACGCCGCTGGCGTCGGTGCTGGGGCGGCAGATCGGTGATCTGGTCACGCGACTGCACCGTGCCGAGGGGGTCGACGTCCGCTGCGGCGTGGGCGTCTCCGCCGTCAGCGGCGACGACCGGGTCCGCAAGGTCATCCTCAGCGACGGCACGGAGCTCGACGCCGACATCGTCATCGTGGGGATCGGTTCACATCCCGCGACGGACTGGCTTGCCGGCAGCGGCATCGCGGTCGACAACGGCGTGGTGTGCGACGAGGCGGGCCGCTCGAGCGCACCCCACGTGTGGGCGATCGGAGATGTCGCGTCGTGGCGCGACACCATCGGCGGCCAGGTGCGCGTCGAGCATTGGAGCAACGTCGCCGACCAGGCACGGGTGCTGGTGCCGACCATGCTGGGTCAGGAGCCGCCGACCGCTGTTTCGGTGCCGTACTTCTGGAGCGACCAGTACGACGTCAAGATCCAGGCCCTCGGTGAGCCGGAGGCCACCGACACGGTGCACATCGTGGAAGACGACGGGCGCAAGTTCCTCGCCTACTACGAGCGCGACGGTGTGGTGGTCGGCGTGGTCGGCGGCGGCTTCCCGGGCAAGGTCATGAAGGTCCGGTCCAAGATCGCCGCGGGCGCGCCGATCTCCGACCTCCTCGGGTAGCCCATTCCGTCGAGATTGCATGTAGCGCGGGATAATCCGCGTGATTCGAGCAGAGGATGCAATCTCGGCGAAGGGGTGTAGATAAGGGTGGGAGGGGTCAGACTCAGCCTGTCTTGAGTCAAGAATTTGGCAGGTTTTGTGGGTTTGGTGGGGTGAGGTAGGCCTGTTTCGGGGTGTGGTCTGCCAGGGCTTGGTGGGGTCGGATGGTGTTTGTAGATGATGCGGAAGCGGTGGACTTCCATGTCGAGGGTGTCGCCGTCGCCGATGTATCCGCGGAACAGGTGCTCGTATTTGAGGGTGCCGAAGAACCGCTCGATCACGCCGTTGGTTTGCGGTGGTTGGACGCGATTCCTGACGTGTCGCAGCAGGGGTCCTCGCCGGTGAATGCGGTTTGGAAGGTTTTGCGGCGAAAGCAGGGGCCGTTATCGGAGACCACGGCAACCGGGGCCGGGGCCTGGCCGATGACGGTGTCGTCGGCGTCGAGGATGTCCATCAGTCCGCGATCGGCGCGTAGGTCGTCGAGGTTGAGCAGGCGTTGGGCTTCGCTGACAGCCAGGTGCAGGCAGTTCCATCTGTAGCCGCCGCTGTTCGGGAGTGCCTCTGGCCCCGGCTGGACCGCGGGGCACCTCCTGGAGCCGCTCAGCGCCAGCGGCGAGGAACTGGTGCTTCCACTTCGTCATCGTCACTGTCGTAACCCCGCAACGCCGGGCAGCTTCTGCGCCGTGATCGAGCCATATCCACAACCTTCCAGCCATGGCCGCGGTTATCCACAAGTCGCGACCCTGCCGAAAAGTTTGAGTCAGTGGAGGCAGGTAATATCGAACGTATGTTCGATCGAATGCATGCGGGGAGGGATGAGCCGGCCCTGATCGCTGCGATCGAACAGGCTGCGCGCGAGGAAGCCCAGGCCGGTGCGCGCAAGTTGGCCGCGATCGCCGAATTGGTCGATCTGACGGTCGACGAGGATGACGAACGCGGCAGGTGGGCTTTCGATCCATGGAAGAACGCCGCGTGCCACGTCGGCGCCGCACTGTCGATCAGCCAGCAGCGCGCCTCCGCTCAGATGTGCATTGCGACGGCGCTGCGTTACCGACTACCCAAGGTTGCGGCCTTGTACTTGCGGGGCCGACTGAGCGCCCGGTTGATCTCGGAGATCACTTGGCGCACGCAGCTGGTCGCCGACGAAGTCATCGCCGTCGTCGATGCGACGCTGGCCGATAAGGCCGAGAAGTGGGGTCCGCTGTCCGACGAGAAACTGATCAACGGAATCAACGCCGAGATCGAGCGTCACGACCCCGATGCAGTACGCCGCACGAAGGAAGTGCTCAAGAAGCGGGATGTGCACATCGGGGCGCATGACGATCCCAACGAGGCCATTTCGCTCTGGGGATTGTTGTTGCCTCCTGACGCCGCGGCATACAGAGCTCGGATTGCCAGGCTCGTCAAGGGGCTGTGTGACGCGGATCCGCGGCCGATAGGCGAGCGGCGATCGGATGCAATGGGTGCGATCGGTCGGGGCGATGACCACCTGCCGTGCCGGTGCGGATCTTCGGCATGCGCCGCGGGCGGTCCCGGGAAATCGAACATCGTGATTCACGTGATCGCCGACGAGGCTGCGGTCGATGCCGCGGAGCAGCTGATCGCCGCCGAGGACCGCGAACAGCAGAATGTCAGGGTCGACCCTGAGGCCGAAAACGAGACCGATTCCCGCGCAAAGGAATCCGGGGTGGCACTGCTTCCGGCGGCTCAGGTCCTGCCGATC contains:
- a CDS encoding FAD/NAD(P)-binding oxidoreductase, translated to MSTSEVSGGVVIVGGGLAAARTAEQLRRSEYPGPVTIVSDEDHLPYDRPPLSKEVLRAETDDVTLKPAEFYADNNITVLLGNGAKSVDTEARTLTLADGTQLRYDELVIATGLVPKRIPSFPDLAGIHVLRNFDESLALRKEAGTARHAVVVGAGFIGCEVAASLRKLGVDVVLVEPQPTPLASVLGRQIGDLVTRLHRAEGVDVRCGVGVSAVSGDDRVRKVILSDGTELDADIVIVGIGSHPATDWLAGSGIAVDNGVVCDEAGRSSAPHVWAIGDVASWRDTIGGQVRVEHWSNVADQARVLVPTMLGQEPPTAVSVPYFWSDQYDVKIQALGEPEATDTVHIVEDDGRKFLAYYERDGVVVGVVGGGFPGKVMKVRSKIAAGAPISDLLG
- a CDS encoding DUF222 domain-containing protein, producing the protein MFDRMHAGRDEPALIAAIEQAAREEAQAGARKLAAIAELVDLTVDEDDERGRWAFDPWKNAACHVGAALSISQQRASAQMCIATALRYRLPKVAALYLRGRLSARLISEITWRTQLVADEVIAVVDATLADKAEKWGPLSDEKLINGINAEIERHDPDAVRRTKEVLKKRDVHIGAHDDPNEAISLWGLLLPPDAAAYRARIARLVKGLCDADPRPIGERRSDAMGAIGRGDDHLPCRCGSSACAAGGPGKSNIVIHVIADEAAVDAAEQLIAAEDREQQNVRVDPEAENETDSRAKESGVALLPAAQVLPIAALAEAIRSGASIKPLWLPGPDPEPRYQPSAKLAAFIRARDLFCRFPGCDVPAERCDIDHVVPYPHGPTHASNMHCKCRTHHLMKTFWGGPDGWRDRQLPDGTVIWTTPAGQTYTTTPGSRLFFPTWNTTTAELPPMTQPPPGTGRDVQMPKRQRTRAADRAARIKAEREYNAVQRVVDQPPQEPQPPPDYADDPPPF